A stretch of DNA from Dokdonia sp. PRO95:
CAAAATCTACATTGAAGGAGCTAGAAGAAAAGGAATGGGTAAAAGTTAAAGGGCAAAACTGGTCACTTACTGAAAAGGGATACGATGCAGCCGCAAACTTATATAACAATAACTAATGGATGCACAAATAAAAAAAAAAATGAATGCCCCAAGAAGAACCAATGCCTGGGCCAACCCAAGAAGCCTTTTAAGAACAACGAAAAAGGCCCCTAAAAAGGAACCCAATAAGCAACCCAAAATAACAAGGAATGGAAATGGCCTTTTTAATAACGAAAAACCCAAACCCGCCACTATTAATATTACTAGCAGCTGTGACTGGTGTTATCACTGTTGTGATGGTAGAGTCTATTCAGAAAACTGGATTAGTAAAAGAGGACACCGCTATAGGATTAGTTTTTCCAGCGCTCTTTAGTATAGGCGTTATTCTCATTGCCAAAAATGCAAACGATGTACACCTTGATGTAGATGCGGTATTGCTAGGCGAACTAGCATTTGCGCCTTTTGATAGGCTTATTATAGGAGGAACAGATGTAGGGCCTAAATCACTGTGGGTGATGGGAGCAATTTTAAGTATCACTGTAGGTATGCTCTTTGCGTTTTTTAAAGAACTTAAGGTGAGTACCTTTGATGCTGGGCTTTCTGCAGCGCTTGGTTTTTCGCCAGTGGTTTTACATTATGGATTAATGACTATTTCTTCAGTAACGGTTGTTGGTGCTTTTGAAGCGGTAGGAGCAGTACTTGTTGTTGCGCTTATGATTGCGCCCGCAGCAACGGCTTATTTACTTACATCAGACTTAAAAAAGATGTTAGTGCTTTCGGTGATATTTGGAGTGTTTTCAGCAATTGGTGGATATTGGGTGGCTCATGTTCTAGATGCATCTATCGCCGGTTCTATGACTACAGTGCTAGGACTAGTATTCCTTACCGTTTATCTTTTTGCACCTAGTAAAGGACTCATCGCGGTGATGTATAGGCAGCGACAGCAGCGCACAGAAGTGTCGTTACTTACCTTTTTACTACATCTTAATAATCATGAGGAAGAAAGTGAGAGACACGTAAAGCATCTCAATGAGCATATAAATTGGCAAAAAGTGAGATCTGAAACGGTACTTGAACTCGCTGAAAAAAATAATCTTATCAAAATTAATAAGGAGATTGTTGCCCTCACACCAAAGGGTAAAGAGTTTACAGATCTTGCGCTAGAATATATCATCACAAATAAGGATGAGCATATCGAGCATATGAAGGATGATTTTTTCTTATTTAGAGGGTAATTTGCAACATGGCATTGCTTTTGGAGTATTTAGATGTAAATAGTGAGTGTGTATAACTATCTATCTAGCTCGACTTGTATAAAACCTAACATTATGAAAATCTATTACCTCGTTGCGATTCTATTTCTTTTTTCCGCTTTCGCGAAAGCGCAAGACTCGACAACCGTAGAAGTTCCTAGGATCTATGCAAAAGCTTTTCAGGGAGAATCTACATACATTGAGGGAGCTACTGTAAGGCTAGTAAAGGTGTTAGAAGATAGTAGGTGCCCAAAAGGAGTAGATTGTATTTGGGCAGGAAATGCCAAGGTTGCTGTGGAAATAATAAGTGAAAGCGGTAAAAAAGTAACTAAAGAAATTACCTTAGGTGGTGGGCCAGTAGCGCCTATTTATTTACAAGATGACCTAAAAGTATTAATTAAAGGATTAGCCCCTTATCCATCCTCACTATCAAAAATTAAAGCAAGTGATTATTACTTGCAAGTAGAAGTTAGCAATTAACATCCACAGCTACCAGTACCACAGCCGCTATCATTTTTCTTCTTTAAGAAAGCTGGTGTCCACACAAATTTTGTAATGAGATAGCCTAGTGCTACTAGAAAAATAAGAATGACGATAACATTTTGTATTAGCTCCATGCGTTATTAGTAGTTAAATAAGTGTCTAGCTTACAAATTATTTTAAAATCTGGAATGCTGTTAGCGCAGCTATATATGCAATAGCGGTCATTGCTACGAGTTGTATAGCAGGCCACTTCCAGCTGTTTGTTTCTCTTTTTACAATGGCAAGGGTACTCATACACTGCATAGCAAAAGCATAAAATAATAACAATGATATTCCGCTTGCAAAATTAAATCTTGGTGTACCTAGCACTGGGTTTATCTCTCCAGCCATCCGGTTTCTAATGGTTTCCTCCTCTGCATCACCTACGCTATAGATGGTTGCTAGTGTTCCCACAAAAACCTCTCTTGCAGCAAAGGAAGTAATAAGAGCAATCCCTATTTTCCAATCATAACCAAGAGGCTCAACAATAGGTTCTATCGCTTTACCCATATACCCTATATAACTATGTTCCAGTTTCTGGCTCGCAACTAGCTTGTTTATTTCTGCTTGATAAGCCTCCGCATCTGGAAATGCGTTTATGCCTCCATCTGCTTCTAGTTGTGTGGTCACAATATCGTCTGCCTGATTAAACTTTTCATTAGGCCCAAAGGAAGCTAGTACCCATAATACAATGCTAATAGCAAGGATAATCTTACCAGCGTCTACTACAAAGGATTTTGTTTTTTCAAGTACATTGATTCCTACGTTTTTAAGCAGCGGCATTTTATAGTTAGGCATTTCTACTACAAAGAAAGACTTGCTTTTTATCTTAAGAATTTTATTGAGAATCCATGCAGAACCTATCGCGGCTCCGAAGCCTATCAGATACATGAGCATCAAGGTAAGCGCCTGTAGATTAAAAAACAGAAACTTCTCATCGGGAATCACTAGCGAAATAATGATCAAATACACAGGCAATCTCGCCGAACAGGTAGTAAATGGAGTAACTAATATGGTGATTAATCGTTCTTTCCAGCTCTCAATGTTACGTGTTGCCATAACCGCAGGGATGGCACATGCAGTTCCAGAAATAAGAGGAACTACAGATTTACCACTCAGTCCAAAACGGCGCATCACTCTATCCATTAAGAAAACCACGCGACTCATATAACCACTCTCTTCTAGTACAGAGATAAAGAGGAATAAAAAGGCAATTTGAGGTATGAATATAACAATACCTCCTAGTCCAGCAATAATACCTTCTGCTAGAAGGTCTGTAAGTTTACCTTCTGGAAGGGTGGTTTGTACCCACTCACTCATACTGGCAAATGCGGTGTCTATAGCATCCATAGGATACTGTGACCAGTCATAAATTACTTGAAAAATGAGTAGTAATATCGCAAAGAAAATCACATAGCCCCATACCTTATGCGTAAGTAAGCGATCTAAGCGAGCTCTTAAATCTTTTGCATTTGCTACATCTATTGTTTGAGTTTCTCTTAAAACTTCATTGATGTATTTGTAGCGAACAATGGTTTCTTTTTGCTGTAGTCTTTTAAGATTACTCTCTGACTCAGTTTTGAAAGAGGAGATGGTTTTCATCTCGTTGCGCTCCAGTTTTCCAAAGTTTACGTCTTGGGTGATTACAAGCCATAATTTGTATAAATCTTGCTTTGGGAATGCTTTACGTAATCTGTCAAAATATTCTGGAGCAATTATAGAAGCATTAATACAAGGTTCTGTATTTATGGATCTATATTCTGTAATGAGCTCCTTAAGTTTGTCTATTCCCGTGTTTTTACGGCTGCTTATAAGTGCAATTCTCGTTTTAAGGCGCTCTTCCATCTTGGGAATGTCAAGAGAGATTGCCTTGCGCTCCATACGGTCTGCCATGTTAATGGCAAGAATAGTAGGGATGCCAAGATCTTTAATTTGTGTAAAGAGTAGTAGGTTGCGTTTAAGATTTTCTACATCAGATATTACTACCGCGACATCTTGGTAGTCTTTGTCATTCTTATTAAGAAGTAACTCTATCACCACATTTTCATCAAGAGATGAAGCGTTAAGGCTATACGTACCCGGAAGATCTAATATGTGTGCTTTTACACCACGATCTAGTTTACAGATGCCTTCTTTTTTTTCTACAGTAATCCCAGGGTAATTCCCTACTTGTTGGTTAAGACCAGTGAGGTGGTTAAAGACAGAAGTCTTTCCCGTGTTTGGGTTTCCTATGAGGGCAACGTTAATCTGTTTGGCCATAATTTAGGATGGCGTTTCTATGATTATATGAAGTGCCGTTTCTCGGCGTATCGCTAGGTGACTTCCATTTACGTCTATGTATAGTGGGTCAGAAAATGGTGCGAGTTGTATCAATCGCACTTCGTTACCTGGAAGGCAGCCCATCTCAAGTAATTTAAGAGGTACCTCGTCTGTCATCACGTCTGTGATAATAGCTCGTTCTCCTTTAAGTAAATGTGCGACTGTTTTCTTCAATGTTTATTTAGATTGAATTTAGATAACAAAAGTAATGCATTTTACGCTTTCGCGAAAGCGTACACAATCCATTCTAAAAAATCTTTTGGTACCAAGCTTTCCTTGGCTCATAAGATGCCTTTAAAATCTCAATATCCTCAAGTAATTGATCTATTGCTTCTGGATCTGTACCGTCATAATAACCACGTATTTGACGTTTTTTGTCTATAAGCATAAAGTTCTCAGTGTGAACCATGTCAAGGTCATCTTCTGTTCCTGGGATATCTTTTACTGCCAAATAACTTTTTCGCGCAAGCGTGAAAATTTCTTCTTGAGAACCAGTTACTAGGTTCCATCGTGAGTCATCTACTCCTTTTTTTAGGGCATACGCCTTCAGAACATCTGGTGTATCATAAGTAGGGATTACTGAGTGAGAAAGTAGTTTTACAAGTGTGTCACCTTCTAACTTCTTTTGAATTTGAACCATGTGCTCTGTCATAATAGGGCAAATAGTCTGGCAGGTGGTAAAGAAAAAATCTGCTACGTAGATATGGTTTTCATAATCCTTCTGGGTGATGGTCTTTCCATTCTGATTAGTGAGTGAAAAATCTGCAATGGTATGATACTTCTTAACATACTGCATGGTGCTGTCTACAAGTTCTTTATCTACCATATCTGGTTGGTAGACCGGTAAAGTAGGAGTCACTTTGAGTTGGCTATATATTAAGGTCATAATAATGACAGAAAGAATACCAAGGGTGATAAATAGTGTTTTATAGCGAGCGAGGTGATGTGCCATAGTGCATTTTTTTACAAAGTTACAATCCAAGTGGCAGTTATATAAAGTATGGCTTGAAAAATGCTATCCTACGCTCATATAACTTTAGTATGCGCATCTAAAAGCCTATTTTTGTGCGTTTAAAATTTGACTTATATCCTTCTATGGAGACTTTTATACAGATTGCCCAGTTTACACTTGCTATTTCTATCCTTGTAATTTTACATGAATTTGGTCACTTTGCACCAGCTCGTTACTTTGGAATTAAAGTAGAAAAATTCTTTCTTTTCTTTGATGTGAAGTTTGCGTTGTTCAAGAAAAAGATAGGTGACACCGTTTATGGAATAGGATGGCTTCCACTTGGAGGTTATGTGAAGATTGCCGGGATGATTGATGAGAGTATGGACAAGGAGCAAATGGCAAAAGATCCAGAACCTTGGGAGTTTAGATCAAAACCGGCATGGCAACGTCTTATTGTGATGATAGGTGGTGTGACGGTAAATGTGCTTCTTGCATGGTTTATTTATAGTGCAATGCTTGTTTATTATGGAGACGAGTATGTGCCTGCAGACCGTCTTAAGTATGGTATTGCCGTAGGAGAAGTAGGAGAAGAGATAGGATTGCGTAATGGTGACCAAGTAATAAAAATAGATGATAAAACGGTAACTCGTTTTGACGATGTTCAGATTGATATATTATTAGGAGATAATGTAACAGTACTTCGTGGCGGTAATGAACTTACATTTGCTATCCCAGACGAAGCAAAAAAATCTGTACTTGATGCTGAGGAGCGTTTCATAAGACCGCGTTTTAGTAATACAATAGGTCTTGTAGCCAAAGACTCAATAGCTTACAATAATGACGTTCTTGTAGGAGATAAAATTGTTGCTATTAATGGAAGTCCTGTTAATGAATGGACAGAATTCCAATCTCTTTTTGATCAAGCAAAAGGAGGTGATGTTGTTATGACGCTTGATAGAGACGGACAACGTATAGAGAAACTATTTCCTGTAGATCAAGGTCGTTCCTTTGGGGTAGGTGCAAATGTTGAGGAGTTGTTAGTAAAAGATGAGTATAGTATAGGTGCGGCAATTCCTGCTGGTCTTACAAAAACTTGGGATGTACTCACAAAACAAGTGCGCCAGTTTAAATTAATCTTTAATAGAAAAGTACAGGGTTATAAAAAAGTAAAGGGTCCTATAGGTATTGTAGAGATGATGGCACCACAATGGGATTGGTATAAATTCTGGGGATTCACTGCCATGTTTTCTGTTTGGCTTGGCTTTGTAAACATTCTTCCTATTCCAGCACTTGATGGAGGACATGTGATGTTTTTATTATATGAGATGATTTCTGGAAAAGCTCCTTCAGAAAAAACTTTAGAAAGAGGTCAGATTATTGGTTTTGTCATTGTGATGGGATTAATGGTTGTGATTTTTGGAAATGACATTTGGAACCTAATAAAAGGCTAATTTTATCTCGCTTTCGCGAAAATAGGATTTATAGTCTTATTCTATTGCTAGTCGTTTATGTATAGCAATAAATTATACCCTTCTAATTCTTGCTTTTTTTAGAGCTTGTTTTATGGCGGATTATAAAATTAATGACCACCAAGCCCTCTGTTGAATTATCTGATTGGAAAAGCTCTTAAATTCGTTATTCTTCTTTTTTCTTTAAAATTTCACGATTTTAAACTTTACGCTCTTTTTGCTGAAATACGATAGCAACTCATTTTCTGTTGAGCACAATTATATGCTTAGTATTGCACGAAAAACTGTTGAGTATAGTCAAAATTTACCACGCTTACTTCGCTGATTGCTAGAATATTAACATATTTTAACAAACTTTTTGTATCCTGTTTAGTGATAGATTTTTTCGGCCAAATGCCGATTATCCCTTATCTACACTGGTGTTCAGAGATTTATAAAAATTGAATAATTCAATTTTCCCAAAACCTAAGCGCTATCTATTGCGTACATAGGAGGAAATGTGTTGTTTGAGTTTTTAATTGTTTATAAGCTGTGTATAACATCGAATTATTTGTCTCTTTAGTCGAATTTTCGGTGAAGATGCGTGGTTCTGAAATTCGTTTTTTAAGTCCATTGTATTTTTGTATTGGTTTTTATAGTTACACCCCATTAATTGCAACTAAAACAGAAAGCTTAGGCTTTCAGCTATTTATAGTATATGATAAAATTTACTCTTAAACATTTTAATAATGTAATTGTTATCCTTCTGATAACCTTCGGAGGATTATTTCTTAGTGGAAACATTCATGCTCAATCTGTTCCAAGATCGTGTGATGATGATCCTATTGTGTTAACATCTGCAGATTTCATTGGAGCAAACGCTACAGTAGAATCTGAGGCTGGTTCACCTGCTGTTATTGAGGTAGGGGATATCTTTAGATTTAATGATGTATCAGCAGGTATAGACTGTTTGGTCTCTGTAGATGCATTTATTAATGGAGCTTCTATTAGTAGTATAGATAACCTTGATGCTACAACTGGAGCTGTAGGTGGTTTTGATAGAGCCTTTCAGCCGGTAATTGAGGGAGATCCTGGAGTTAATGGTCAAGAGGTTGTCTTTACATTCAATTTTGTAGTAGCAAATACTAATATTAGCCAGGCAGTATCGGTATATCTTACGGCATTGGACCTAGATAGTAATATTGCTGGCGATGTTGAGAGAGTTAAGTTGGAAATTCCTGATGCCTACTATACAAATGGAGCTAATTCTCAAATAAACATCACGCAGACACCTACGCAAATTATAGGTGAGTCTAATGGGTCTGGAATTGTGAATGGTATTAATGTAGATGATTCTTATTCATTTACAGGATATTATAACTCGTTTTCTTCTATTGAATATACAATAAGTAAGGATGGTTATAATGGAGGTTTAGGTTTTGAAGACAGACAGTTTTCTTTATTATTTGAAGATGTGGAATACAGTCCTGAAGAGTCTGTACTCCTTACTAATCCTATTATTTGTGGTCAAGTTTTTGTAGACGGTGCTCCAAGAGCAGGTGTTGCTGTTAATCTTACGGGTGATTCAACTCAGACGACTACGACAGATGCAAATGGTCAGTATAGTTTTACAGTTTCTGGTAATGGTAATTTTACCATAACAGAGACAGATTTGTCTGGTACTGTGTCACTAAGTGATGTGGATGCGGGTAATGATAATATCATCAATGTTGCGATTACTAACTTCGAATCTTCTCAAGAAAATGATTTCTTTGATTCTATATTGGTAAGTGTTGGTGATGTAACCGTAATTGAAGGTGATGATGGTTCAACGGTTGTTGCAAACTTCCCTGTAACATTAGGCGCTCCATCGGATGTAGATACAACAGTGACTTTTACGGTTTCTAATGGTACAGGTACACTCGGTGATGCAGATTATGTGGCTCCTACAGTCTTAACAGTGGTTATACCAGCCGGACAGACAAGTGGAGTATTTCCTGTTACTATAAATGGAGATGATAAGATTGAAAATAATGAGCAATTTTCGGTTAGTATAGCTAGTGTATCTAGCGGAACAATCAATCCAGCAGCAAATACTGGGGTGGGGACTATTACTAATGATGATACTCCTGGAGTTGTATCAGTATCAACAGAAGAAGAACTGGAAGGTACTGCATTGGTGCATGATGTTGTTGTTACTGAGAGTATTGTTGCTGAAGTATATCCATTTGTTATTTCAAATGACAGTACTGAGGATGAGGATTACACGCTACCAACGGATGCGGAATTCACTAATGGTGTTGTATTAAATGGTGATGGTACGATTACAGTTCCTGCTGGAGTTACTGACTTTACAGTAACAGTACCAACAACTGACGATGCTATTGATGAAGAANNNNNNNNNNNNNNNNNNNNNNNNNNNNNNNNNNNNNNNNNNNNNNNNNNNNNNNNNNNNNNNNNNNNNNNNNNNNNNNNNNNNNNNNNNNNNNNNNNNNGAACAGTAACAGTTACAGATAACGATGGTGCACCAACAGTGACAATCGAAGATGTAGTTGTAGATGAAGATGCTGGAGAAGTAACAGTTCCTGTAACCTTAAGTAACCCAAGTGATGAGGATACAGTTATTGAGATTGTAACAACAACTGGTACAGCTGGTGAGGATGATTACACAGAGACTATTGTAACGGTAACAATTCCTGCTGGAGAGACTACTGGTGAAGTTGTGATTCCAATTACGGATGATATGCTTGATGAAGAAGATGAGATCTTCACAGTAGACGGAACAGTAACAAGTGGTAACACTGATAACACAGATCCAAGCGGAGATGTAACGATTATTGATAACGATGATGCTCCGGTTACAACACCTAATTTAGATCTTGTTAAAGTGGGCGTTTTAAATGACTCAAATGGTAATAACGTAGTTGATGCTGGTGATACTATCACTTACACTTTAACAGTTGTAAATAATGGAAACGAGGAGCTTACTAATGTAATCGTAGTAGATCCATTAATCGTTATCAATGAAGGTCCAGTCGCGGTATTAGCAATAAGTGAAAGTGCTACTTTTACTGGAACATATACAATCACTCAAGATGATATTGAAGCTGGAGGAGTTGTAAACGTTGCAACTGCAGAAGGAACTGATCAGGTAGGTAATACAATTACAGATCAATCTGATGATCCAACTGATACAACAAATGTAGACGTTGATGGTGATGGAGATTTTGAAGATCCTACGGTGACTATATTAGATCAGTCTCCAAATATCATGATTACTAAGGATGGAGTATTCCAAGATTTTAATCAAGATGGATTTGCAAATGCAGGTGACCAGATTCTTTACACATTTGATGTTGTTAATACGGGTAACGTAATTTTAAATGACGTTATAGTAACAGACGAGATGGTAGAAGTGATTGGTGATGCAGTTAGTTTACTACCTGGTGAATCAGTTACATTTACAGCAGTGTATATCATAACTCAGCAGGATGTTGACAATGGTGAAGTTGTAAATACTGCCTTAGCAATCGGATTAACTAATGATGGTCTAGAAATCACAGATATTTCTGATGACGTAACAGACACTACTAGTGATGATGATCCTACGGTTACTGTATTAAGTCAAAGTTCAGGACTTATCTTTAATAATGGTATCTCTATGAATGGAGATGGTCGTAATGATTCATTTAGAATACAAGGAATAGAGAATTTCCCAGAAAATAAACTGAGAATATTTAATAGATGGGGTGTAGAAGTATATAATGCAGAAGGATATGGATCTGATGGTAAAACTTTCATAGGATTATCAGAAGGTAGAACCACTATATCTCAAGATAAATTCTTACCTGTAGGAACGTATTACTGGATATTAGAATACGTGAATTCAGTTGGGGAGACTATCAATAACTCTGGATATTTATACCTTACTCGATAAATAATTTTAAATCGTTGAGTGCATTAAGCACTCAACGATTTTATTTGACCTACATATGAAAAATATAATATTAACAGTTGCTTTTTTTGGAATACTAGTACTAAATACATTTACGATAACTGCCCAGCAAGATCCGCAGTATACTCAGTATATGTATAATACAGTAGCTATTAATCCAGCCTATGCCGGAAATAGAGGTGTGACGAGTATTGTGGGGCTTCATAGAAGTCAGTGGGTAGGCCTAGAAGGTGCACCTAGAACACAGAGTTTAAGTATCCACTCACCCATAGGAGAAGGTAAAGTAGGATTGGGGTTATCTATCGTAAATGATGCCCTAGGTCCAGCTCAAGAAACATATATTGGTGCAGACTTTAGCTATACCATAAATACTTCTAATAGTGGGAGATTAAGTTTTGGATTGAAGGCGGGAGGTCATGTTTTAGATGTAGACTTTTCTAAGTTGACATTGTTTGATGTTTCTGATCCTAGATTTTCACAAAATATAGATAATAAAATTTCTCCAGTAATTGGTGCTGGTTTATATTATCATACTGACAGATTCTATGCTGGTCTGAGTGCTCCAAATTTAATTCAAACAGAGCATTTTGATGAAAGTAATAACAGTAACTCAGCTAGCTTTATTGCAGAGGAGCGTATCCATTATTATGGAATAATGGGATATACTTTTGATATAAGTGACCAACTCAAATTTAAGCCTAGTACGCTTGTCAAATTAGTTGGAGGTGCACCACTTCAAGTAGACCTAACAGCAAATTTTTTGGTAATGGAAAAATTACACCTAGGGGCAGCTTATAGATGGAGCGCAGCCTTAAGTGGTTTAGTAGGTTTTCAAGTGTCAGATAGTATGCTTATAGGCCTTGCTTATGATCGTGAGAGTACAGATCTTGGAGAAACTGTTTATAATGATGGGAGTTTCGAAGTGTTTCTTCGTTTTGAACTCTTCAATGAGTATGATAGAATGCTTACCCCTAGATTCTTTTAATACGTATACTTTAGCAGTATATCTAATTTGATTACATGATGAAAAATATAATTTGTTTTTGCCTGAGCATCCTATTCTTGGGAGTTCTTACCCTAAATGCTCAAGAAGGAAAAATTGATAAAGCAGATAAAAAGTTTGACCAGTATGCCTTTGTAGACGCTAGAAAGATTTATCTGGAAGTTGCGGATAAAGGATATAAGTCTGCAGATCTTTTTCAAAAAATAGCAGATAGTTATTATTTCAATGCAAAATATGTGGAGGCAGAAGTTTGGTATAATAAACTTGTAACGAACTATGCAGAGGAGATAAAGCCAGAATACT
This window harbors:
- a CDS encoding gliding motility-associated C-terminal domain-containing protein, giving the protein TVTVTDNDGAPTVTIEDVVVDEDAGEVTVPVTLSNPSDEDTVIEIVTTTGTAGEDDYTETIVTVTIPAGETTGEVVIPITDDMLDEEDEIFTVDGTVTSGNTDNTDPSGDVTIIDNDDAPVTTPNLDLVKVGVLNDSNGNNVVDAGDTITYTLTVVNNGNEELTNVIVVDPLIVINEGPVAVLAISESATFTGTYTITQDDIEAGGVVNVATAEGTDQVGNTITDQSDDPTDTTNVDVDGDGDFEDPTVTILDQSPNIMITKDGVFQDFNQDGFANAGDQILYTFDVVNTGNVILNDVIVTDEMVEVIGDAVSLLPGESVTFTAVYIITQQDVDNGEVVNTALAIGLTNDGLEITDISDDVTDTTSDDDPTVTVLSQSSGLIFNNGISMNGDGRNDSFRIQGIENFPENKLRIFNRWGVEVYNAEGYGSDGKTFIGLSEGRTTISQDKFLPVGTYYWILEYVNSVGETINNSGYLYLTR
- a CDS encoding type IX secretion system membrane protein PorP/SprF yields the protein MKNIILTVAFFGILVLNTFTITAQQDPQYTQYMYNTVAINPAYAGNRGVTSIVGLHRSQWVGLEGAPRTQSLSIHSPIGEGKVGLGLSIVNDALGPAQETYIGADFSYTINTSNSGRLSFGLKAGGHVLDVDFSKLTLFDVSDPRFSQNIDNKISPVIGAGLYYHTDRFYAGLSAPNLIQTEHFDESNNSNSASFIAEERIHYYGIMGYTFDISDQLKFKPSTLVKLVGGAPLQVDLTANFLVMEKLHLGAAYRWSAALSGLVGFQVSDSMLIGLAYDRESTDLGETVYNDGSFEVFLRFELFNEYDRMLTPRFF
- a CDS encoding SCO family protein, producing MAHHLARYKTLFITLGILSVIIMTLIYSQLKVTPTLPVYQPDMVDKELVDSTMQYVKKYHTIADFSLTNQNGKTITQKDYENHIYVADFFFTTCQTICPIMTEHMVQIQKKLEGDTLVKLLSHSVIPTYDTPDVLKAYALKKGVDDSRWNLVTGSQEEIFTLARKSYLAVKDIPGTEDDLDMVHTENFMLIDKKRQIRGYYDGTDPEAIDQLLEDIEILKASYEPRKAWYQKIF
- a CDS encoding FeoB-associated Cys-rich membrane protein: MELIQNVIVILIFLVALGYLITKFVWTPAFLKKKNDSGCGTGSCGC
- the feoB gene encoding ferrous iron transport protein B, coding for MAKQINVALIGNPNTGKTSVFNHLTGLNQQVGNYPGITVEKKEGICKLDRGVKAHILDLPGTYSLNASSLDENVVIELLLNKNDKDYQDVAVVISDVENLKRNLLLFTQIKDLGIPTILAINMADRMERKAISLDIPKMEERLKTRIALISSRKNTGIDKLKELITEYRSINTEPCINASIIAPEYFDRLRKAFPKQDLYKLWLVITQDVNFGKLERNEMKTISSFKTESESNLKRLQQKETIVRYKYINEVLRETQTIDVANAKDLRARLDRLLTHKVWGYVIFFAILLLIFQVIYDWSQYPMDAIDTAFASMSEWVQTTLPEGKLTDLLAEGIIAGLGGIVIFIPQIAFLFLFISVLEESGYMSRVVFLMDRVMRRFGLSGKSVVPLISGTACAIPAVMATRNIESWKERLITILVTPFTTCSARLPVYLIIISLVIPDEKFLFFNLQALTLMLMYLIGFGAAIGSAWILNKILKIKSKSFFVVEMPNYKMPLLKNVGINVLEKTKSFVVDAGKIILAISIVLWVLASFGPNEKFNQADDIVTTQLEADGGINAFPDAEAYQAEINKLVASQKLEHSYIGYMGKAIEPIVEPLGYDWKIGIALITSFAAREVFVGTLATIYSVGDAEEETIRNRMAGEINPVLGTPRFNFASGISLLLFYAFAMQCMSTLAIVKRETNSWKWPAIQLVAMTAIAYIAALTAFQILK
- a CDS encoding FeoA family protein, producing the protein MKKTVAHLLKGERAIITDVMTDEVPLKLLEMGCLPGNEVRLIQLAPFSDPLYIDVNGSHLAIRRETALHIIIETPS
- a CDS encoding Calx-beta domain-containing protein, with the protein product MIKFTLKHFNNVIVILLITFGGLFLSGNIHAQSVPRSCDDDPIVLTSADFIGANATVESEAGSPAVIEVGDIFRFNDVSAGIDCLVSVDAFINGASISSIDNLDATTGAVGGFDRAFQPVIEGDPGVNGQEVVFTFNFVVANTNISQAVSVYLTALDLDSNIAGDVERVKLEIPDAYYTNGANSQINITQTPTQIIGESNGSGIVNGINVDDSYSFTGYYNSFSSIEYTISKDGYNGGLGFEDRQFSLLFEDVEYSPEESVLLTNPIICGQVFVDGAPRAGVAVNLTGDSTQTTTTDANGQYSFTVSGNGNFTITETDLSGTVSLSDVDAGNDNIINVAITNFESSQENDFFDSILVSVGDVTVIEGDDGSTVVANFPVTLGAPSDVDTTVTFTVSNGTGTLGDADYVAPTVLTVVIPAGQTSGVFPVTINGDDKIENNEQFSVSIASVSSGTINPAANTGVGTITNDDTPGVVSVSTEEELEGTALVHDVVVTESIVAEVYPFVISNDSTEDEDYTLPTDAEFTNGVVLNGDGTITVPAGVTDFTVTVPTTDDAIDEE
- the rseP gene encoding RIP metalloprotease RseP; amino-acid sequence: METFIQIAQFTLAISILVILHEFGHFAPARYFGIKVEKFFLFFDVKFALFKKKIGDTVYGIGWLPLGGYVKIAGMIDESMDKEQMAKDPEPWEFRSKPAWQRLIVMIGGVTVNVLLAWFIYSAMLVYYGDEYVPADRLKYGIAVGEVGEEIGLRNGDQVIKIDDKTVTRFDDVQIDILLGDNVTVLRGGNELTFAIPDEAKKSVLDAEERFIRPRFSNTIGLVAKDSIAYNNDVLVGDKIVAINGSPVNEWTEFQSLFDQAKGGDVVMTLDRDGQRIEKLFPVDQGRSFGVGANVEELLVKDEYSIGAAIPAGLTKTWDVLTKQVRQFKLIFNRKVQGYKKVKGPIGIVEMMAPQWDWYKFWGFTAMFSVWLGFVNILPIPALDGGHVMFLLYEMISGKAPSEKTLERGQIIGFVIVMGLMVVIFGNDIWNLIKG